One Vicia villosa cultivar HV-30 ecotype Madison, WI linkage group LG5, Vvil1.0, whole genome shotgun sequence genomic window, CGGTCCAGACCGGcaggttcttttatttttaaCCCAAAATGTGGTTATTTTATAACCCAAAAGCTAGAAACAACAAATCCTAGCTTCCTTTGTGTATTGAACGGTGAGAAAGCAAGCTACACTAACACGGTGTGGGCTTAAGAGTTAAGACATGCCAATCTGTTATGAGTAGAAAATGTCTTGAGATGTAATGAGCTTAGAATGAAACATTGATAAGGTGATGTTTGCATGTTATTGTTGCTGGTAATGATGAGCTGAGAAGCATGATTACAAAATTATAGGGTGGAGTTCATATATGAACTTGTCGTCGTGATGCTGATAGAGTAATTTTTGTTTGGCttttttcttgttttaaattCTCTAATGGCGGACTCATGCATTGTAAGTGCTTGTGCCAAGTTTCCGTTAAATTATGATAATACATGTCATCGTCTTTGAGGAAAAAAAATATGTCTAGCTCGTGTAGATATAATTATGAAGTTCCCGTTAGAAAAATTAAAGGACCACTAAAAGTctaggaaaataaaatgaaatttacAACATTTATGTGCAATTTAGGATAAAATAAACTTTGTTGGTCATGTCAATTCACTAATATCATAGAGTTGAATTTTAAGTTAACAACACATAGTTTTCTACTTTTTGTATTCGTCGAGGCACTTTTTGCACTGTTGAGTCATACAATATCCCAATATAGATTTCACTTCTCAAATTGTTTATATGCAGCGACTGGGATGTTCTTCATGAGGCTGATGCTAATAACGAAGAGGAGTTTTTTGGTTCAGATGATGAATATAGAGACCCAGATGATGATCTAGCCAGTGAAAAGTTTACATCAACTGCCCCCTTATTGAATTATCACTCTTTCATGAACAAGCCACCTAGGGCAAAATGGTCAAAGCAAGATACTGAACTGTTTTATAAGGTATTTGCATAATTCTTACAATATCTggctttattattttcttaaatactGTCATACAAATAGTAAATTAGTAATTGTCTTTTTTGGTTGACAGAATGGAAGAAAGggcttttctttttcaataaattaactatttgttttttaaatataGGCTGTTAGTTTTTGCACAGATTTTGAAATGATTCAAAGACTTTTTTTCCCTGATAAAACACGCCATCAAGTTAAGCTGAAGTACAAGAAGGAAGAACGGCAACATCCTTTACGGTTATCTCAGGCTGTGAATAATCATGCAACAGGTTCAACTCCTCAGTTACTTTTTTGtgtttctcatactcagcatatTTGATCTACTTCATGGCAAAATAAAAGTTCAGAATGGTTAATTGTTATTTATATACTCCTTGACGAGCAAATAAAACTCGACTGAATCAATTCTACACCCTTCTCTTTTGTAGATCTTTGTCATTTTAAAACGGTGGCTGAAAGTCTGCAACAAACTTCTAATAAGGAGGAACAAGATACCGAAAGTGATGCCCCAGATGTCGCACCAGGGGAGGAGGTTGAGGACCCGACACCTGGAACTAATGTATGTACTTTCCCTCGTAGCAAATACTAACGACGATTATAATTGCCAAGTCTTTCCTTCCTTGAGGATGATATCCTTGATTAAATCCATACATTTGTAGCTTTCTGAAGTCAAATATTTTTTACCATAATTGACCTTGCCAATTTTCAAAACTCTTGTTATTCGAATGCAGGAAGAGGTTGCAACAACTCAGAAGGACGACATCGGAGTTAAAGATCAGGAAGATCCCATAGAAGATCAAAATCTGGAGCAATCTGATGATAGTGAAGATGAGTTACAAAAATGGGCTCAGTATCAAAGTGCTATTTAGTGATACGAATGATATAACCAACAATTTTGAtctcattttttatattaaagtttAAGCAATATTTTAGTACTTGGCCATTCGATTTGTTATATCACTTTGTCAACTTCTAATTTCGTCCAGGATATTTTTTGAGTCTGGGTCTGCTGCTCTATTTCCACACTTCACAAGTTTCCATCCAGTTCACTTCACAGGCACGTGTGAATTAAAAATTAACGGCTATAATTAAAATGTTTGTTCActaaaataatattcaaaataattaCTTTCACAACTCTTGTTTTATGAACTGAGTTGACTGGTTGATCATCTTTCTTTGATGTCTCTGCAAGTTGCGATATACTTTCACAACCCTTGCACGTGTTAATGACACTACATCTCTAACTCTTAAGCAAAAAGTGTGTGATATTGGGCCactttgtttcagctttaaaaaaatggattttttctttgtatttttgaaaatagattttttaaaaccgttttttaaaatattacaagtttttttatattcgttttttctaaaatgaaacacttaatttgacatcctataacattaacatacataattgaagaccaaaacttagtcaaaatcataattttttcaaaaagttgtatttcaaaaatgatttttatgaaaatctatttgaaatagtttcaaaattaagtgattttttgaaattttgatatccaaatttttttcccataaatagatgaaatacttaaaatcacattttaagaataactattcaaacaaatttttcatttgaagcttttataaaaagtttctttgtaaaattttttttcacaaaatttggtaacactataaaaatcatttttaaaaaaagccagaaCAAACGGGCCCATACTTTCTCTACATAATCTTGATGTCTCTAACATTCGTGGTCAAGGGTATGATGGTGTTAGCAATATGAGAGGAGAGTGGAACGGTTTACAAGCACTCTTTATGAAGGATTGTCCTTATGCATATTATGTTCATTGTTTTGCTCATCGATTGCAACTTGCTTTGGTTACTGCATCAAGAGAAGTTAAACCAATTCATCAATTCTTTGAGAAGTTGAATTTAATTGTCAATGTTGTTTGTTCTTCTACAAAGCGCCATGACGAGTTACAAGCTTCCCAATTAGATGAAATTGAACATTTATTAGAGATTGATGAGATTGTAACGGGTAAATGTGAAAATCAAATTGGTACTTTGAAGCGAGCAGGGGATACTCGTTGGGGATCACATTTCTCTTCTATTTCTAGCTTTATAAATATGTATGAAGCAACTTGTTCTGTTTCAAGAAAATTTGCAAAGGAAGGATTAAGTTATGCTTCACGTGGAGATGCAGATAGTGCTTATaattatttgaagtcatttgatttcATATTCATATTGCATTTAATGAAAGAAATTATGGGGATCACAAATATTCTTTGTCAAGCTTTACAACAACAATCTCAGGATGTAGTTAATGTTATGCATTTGGTTTGTTCAACAAAAACTCTTATTCAAGAATTAAGAGAAATTGGTTGGGATGAATTGTTTGCTACTGTGAAGTCTTTTTGTGAAAAACATGATATTGAGATTCCTGATCTTAATGATGTCCATTCAACAACAAGATTTGGTCGTTCTCGTCTTGAAGAAAATCAAGTAACCATTGAGCATTATTTTAGAGTTGAAATATTTTTCACTACCATTGACAAACAATTGCAAGAGTTGAATAACAGATTTAATGAGCAAACGATTGATTTGTTAACTCTAAGTTGCGCTTTGGCTCCGACGGATAATTACAAGGCTTTTAATCTTGATACCATTTGCACTCTAGTTGAAAAATATTATCCTATGGACTTCAATGAGCAAGAGAAGACTAATTTGAAATTTCAACTTCGGCATTTTATTATTGACGCTCGTCAAGCATCAAGTTTGAATAATTTGTCAACTATTCAAGAATTATGTTCATCTTTGGTTGCAACTGAAGAGAAGGAAATTTATTATTTGATTGATAGACTACTCCGCCTTATCATGACTCTCCATGTATCTACAGCTACTACAAAAAGATCTTTTTCGGCAATGAAAATTATCAAGACAAGGTTGAGAAACAAAATGGAAGCTGATTTTCTAGGAGATAGTATGACGGTTAACATTGAAAGAGAAATTGCTGCAAGTATTGATTCTGAGACTATTATTTATGATTTCAAGCTACTCAAAAATCGTAGAGCATTACTTTAAGGTATTTTTATGTAACTCTTTAACTATTCCATGTTTAACTTTGTGTTTATTACAATTTAGATATTTTATATACATTATggtatgaatattttatttataaatcataGTTTAATTTGACGGCCACCTCAAACTTTATAGCCTGGTTCTGCCACTGTCCGTAACACCAGAACACCTCCTGTTTAGATTTCACAGCGGAACTTATACGATGGGGTTGCATATAAAGGATacaaatgaatatttaaaaaagactcggacctatctgaattgacttatttgagtttgTTTTATGCCATAAGTTTTGTGACATTATTTAGAAGAGCTTATTACAACAGTTTATAACATTATTTATAAACTCTTTTGAGTTTATGTTTATAATTtctcaaaatattttataataataaatttaatttatctttTGTTAGAAAAATAGCTTATGCaagctttttttttataaatatattttgataaaCATTTGTCTATAAACTCCAAATAATTTTTTACCCTGATCCAATAAAATACTTAATTTAAGCTAAgggttattaatttaatttagtattttcctttgatttattatctaataaatattattttatgtaataaatttaaaaagtaaaatttgcttataatataaaagaaataaagtatGTGTTTATAAAATCAAACCCGTTAAGATAtggtttataattttataaaatctattAAAGTCTGGTTTTATAAAATCTGTGTTTGTATAAACctattaaaatatgttttataCATCATGTTAAAATTTGTGTTCAAAGATCTATATAATTTGATATAATTTGTTAAATTGTTTAAAATTGTGACATTGTGTTCTATAATGAAAGCAAACCCTTTACTAATGTTGGAccaaatataaaaattacatttaaaaaaaataatttgtctTAAAATAATAGTCATATTTAGTTTTCAATACAACTTTAAATTTTATCTTTCAATTATACTTTCTAACTAATACTCCTAATTATTGTATCACTACCATTGCattaatgataattataataCATAAATAATCAATAAGAATAATTTGGTAAaattacaattttctctttcattcGTTATATTTTCTTAATCTCTACGTAAGTGTCAAAAGTGACACTTATTTTGGAACGAAGGGAGTATTACTTAGATACTAAATCACAAATTCATTCAAATATCAACAAATCTTGTTACATTTGTGAGTGCACTACCCTATAagatgttttgaatgatgtcaaaattatgtattatttaatatttgtacATTGAACTTTATTTCTCTATGTCTAGGTTGCATTTTCATCTTAGGACActtatagaacaagtcaaaagcatttggacaaataaaaaaaatatgatttttcatgAAAAACTAGCTTAGGAGTCAACACATCTATGTTAGGAGTCGACTCCttcaaaagaaaatttgaaaataatttctcTGCCTCATTGGAGTCGACACATTGGTCATTTGAGTCGACACACAATACAAATGACTCGACTCCCTCGAGCTGAGGGTCGACTCCTACTTAAAGCAATTTTGAAAAATCACCCCTGCCTTTGATGGGTCGACTCACATAGTCCAAGGGGTCGACACAAAGCACAAATGGGTCGACCCCTACTGAagctatttttcttcaaaaaaatttGTCCACTTGGAATCGACTCCCAAACAGCATGGGTCAACTCCCTAACTCCCATGAGTCAACTCCCTATACGAATGGGTCGACTCCCAAAGAAGCATATTTTCATCAAATTGTTCATGTCTTCATGCAGTCAACTCCTAACACCAATGGGTCGACTCTCTTGACTTAAATTTGTCCAAAAATATAATTTTGCAAGTCTGATATTttctaacacacacacacacatatatacatatttatgCATCATTTCTAAGTGATCgaaaaaaatatacaaagaatttttcttcatcttcatactCTCTCATTGTATACATGCAAcaactacacataatcatttttgttaTATGATCAATAGATTGTTTGATAAGGTCCAATTAGGTTGATTGTAATCAATTGGGTTAGAAATTCTCTAGGGGTTTGAAGATAAATCCAACTGAGGTTTTCCTCCAAGATCAAAGATTGATCTGGGGGGTTTTCACAAGATTTTGCAAATTGAATTCAGCCAAGTGAAAAGCTTTGAAGAAAGACGCTTCTGTCAAAGGAGTAACGATAATCAGAGTATTATTTTGGTAATCTTAGGTTTAGTTTGCAATTTGGATTCAATCGAGTGAAAGCTTCGAAGAAAAGGGTTCTATTGAAGGAGTAACAGTAACCGGAGGATCAAATTGGAAGTATTGGGTTACTTGATCAAGCTtaagatcaagggaagagaagaagttatgatcaacatcaaacatatgATTTGGAGGGTTGGATTGCTACTTTTACTCTTGTAAACAACATTTGCAAATGTTAATTTTCATTATTTCAATTTCGTTTGAAATTGGGGGCAGACGCACTCATATCGAGGCCGATTGAGGAACTTCCTAaacaaatctctctctctctctctctctcaccctCATTTTCTCTTACTTTCATTGCATATATGTGAAACCATTGTTCGTGCAATCAATACATTGAGATAATCTCTTTGATTAATAATTTTGCAaactatttttgttgattttattgtaatttataAGATTGCAATTGGTTTTCCATTTCaacaaaattaactaaaaatctgAATAGAATTGATTTCACACCAAGTGTTTGACAGTGGAACTAGTGATGATGAGATTTTGGATGATGAATAAATGAGGCTATTTGTTAGAAGGTATCATAAGTATATTACGAGAAATGGATTGAAGCATTTCTACAAGAATCTCATCAACTATAGACGACaatcaaatacctcacagaaagATGCAActaaaaaggaaaaaattgaaGATTCATGCCATAATTATGGAAAAGTTGACAGTTACAAGCCAGAGTGTCCATTGCTTAAGAAGGATAAAGGTAAGGGTCAACAAAAGAGTTATAGCAAGCCTAGAAGAGCATACATCGCATGGAATAATGATAATGAATCCTCTAAGGTGGATAGCTCAGGTGATAGTGATGATATGACAAATCTTTTCCTCATGACCAAGCACAAAAAGAAGAATATAAGTCATTCCAAATCTGAACATATTGATAAAATGTCTTATTTTGATTTACAAATTGCTTTTGAAAAATCTATATGGTGAagctaaagaatattttaaaatgttggcttcaaataaaagaatattttcaCACTTAGAAGCCAAGGTTTTTGAAACGGAAAAACAAATGGAAGCTCTTAAAAAAACCATGTTAGAGGTTCCAAAAGTTAAAATTGAGGATGAGGAGACTTCTTCATTTGgttgtgaaacttgtcacatttggaaaaaaaaaagttaatactCTAAAAGCCAAATTGAACATGGCTTTAGAACCAAAAGTTACCTTTGTTATTGATCCTACAAAATTTAAAAGATCTTTGAATGTACCCTATAAAAAGTATAAATTTTTTGTAAAGGAATCAAATATCAAAAGTCCCTCTCGTCATCACTTGacttgtcattattgttgcaagaAAGGTCATACCATTGCAAAGCGCAAATTTAGGAGATTTTTGGTTCCTACAAGTGTATTTCAATGGTTCCCTAAGTGCAACAAAGTCTTCGCTCACTCTCaatgacccaatgaaaattgggtacctaacACTCTTGATTGATCTTATAGGTTGAATGCCTTAGCTCCATGGAGAGAATGTGGTTTCTCAATAGTGGATGATTAAGGCATATGACGCGTGATATTTCCCTATTCATTGACTTTGCGCTAAAGAAAAAGGGATATGTGACTTACAGAGACAAAAATAAGGGTGTTATACTTGGTAAAGATAGTGTaagtaatccctcttctactaccaTCTCTATTGTTACTTATTGTTGAGGATTCCATGCATGCAACTTTTGATTAGTCCTATCCTATAAATGTCAAGAAAGGTATTTATTTTCATGATGCAAATGTATCTTCAGAAGACATCCTCAAATACACCAAAGAAGGAACTTATTAGCATGAAGTAGTGAAACCTGAGGAGGAGGAAGATGATTAAAAAGGAGAAGAATGAAAGTCCAACTGAAATGGATGATCTTACCTTTGCTTGAAGGTCTTCCAAGGACTATCTAATCGACAATATTCTTGGAGACATCACTAAAGGCGTGACTACAAACTCTGAGATAACTCAGAGAAATGACATTTATGTGTCAAACAAAGCACTGCCATAGTTAACCaaaaaatttaaacctagaaaattTCATTTgcaatctattcaccccctctagatcatAGCCTATCGTCTAACAACATTGATGTTTCATTGAACATTGGCAAAATGACATCAAATGGATAAAAAAATGACATCAAAAGATGAACACAAAATATAACAACACTTAAGGTTGCCTCAAAATAGGTTTTGACCCATTCTGaagtcttcttctctttttttttttttttgcaattggTTGAGTTGATAAAAGTCATATTGGATCATTTGGTGTTGGTATTGCTGCTTCAGTTGGTGTTGTCTGACTTGGTTGTGCTGGTTTAGTTGGTATCGTATAACTTGGAGATGCTGGATACATTTGTTGAATTAGTATTGTGGTACTTTtcgtttatcgtttccacagggattattgcgatatcactg contains:
- the LOC131605734 gene encoding uncharacterized protein LOC131605734: MRGEWNGLQALFMKDCPYAYYVHCFAHRLQLALVTASREVKPIHQFFEKLNLIVNVVCSSTKRHDELQASQLDEIEHLLEIDEIVTGKCENQIGTLKRAGDTRWGSHFSSISSFINMYEATCSVSRKFAKEGLSYASRGDADSAYNYLKSFDFIFILHLMKEIMGITNILCQALQQQSQDVVNVMHLVCSTKTLIQELREIGWDELFATVKSFCEKHDIEIPDLNDVHSTTRFGRSRLEENQVTIEHYFRVEIFFTTIDKQLQELNNRFNEQTIDLLTLSCALAPTDNYKAFNLDTICTLVEKYYPMDFNEQEKTNLKFQLRHFIIDARQASSLNNLSTIQELCSSLVATEEKEIYYLIDRLLRLIMTLHVSTATTKRSFSAMKIIKTRLRNKMEADFLGDSMTVNIEREIAASIDSETIIYDFKLLKNRRALL